One Mercurialis annua linkage group LG3, ddMerAnnu1.2, whole genome shotgun sequence DNA window includes the following coding sequences:
- the LOC130015258 gene encoding uncharacterized protein LOC130015258 — protein sequence MAKRRSYSKFKPYIERSREFYFQEFQKEFWRDRSAYSEDVIRQEFWDAWNAFWNSKNERKRLETARANQMSKPAGASSGPVRHTSGSRSTIKAYRGDDLLQNSERTLGRRPNATELYTRLHSTKADKKPVDKRAQDMTDANIARLAAATQSPTGEGRSSSPTAVYDEVVSLIRDPGVCRHRWNHKKKRVYGLGSMSSRYVGTSCKLQRGISSSSSEQADEEVERRVQAGIQEGLRLAQEQQAATMAQLVR from the exons ATGGCTAAACGGAGGTCTTACTCAAAGTTCAAACCATACATCGAG CGGAGCAGAGAGTTTTACTTTCAGGAGTTCCAG AAAGAGTTCTGGAGGGATAGGTCGGCCTACAGCGAGGATGTCATCAGACAG GAATTCTGGGATGCTTGGAACGCGTTCTGGAACTCAAAGAATGAGAGGAAGAGGTTAGAAACAGCCCGAGCAAATCAGATGAGCAAGCCAGCGGGCGCTAGTTCTGGACCTGTCCGCCATACTAGTGGATCTCGCTCTACTATCAAAGCATATCGAGGAGATGATTTGCTTCaaaattca gaAAGGACGCTTGGCCGGAGACCGAATGCAACAGAGCTGTACACTCGCCTTCACTCCACGAAGGCTGACAAGAAGCCGGTCGACAAGCGGGCTCAGGATATGACT gACGCCAACATTGCGAGGCTTGCCGCTGCGACACAGTCTCCGACCGGAGAGGGTAGATCCTCGAGTCCAACGGCAGTGTAcgat gaagtagtgagtctcatacgaGACCCAGGTGTGTGTAGACATCGATGGAATCACAAGAAGAAACGTGTGTACGGCTTGGGTTCCATGAGCAGCAGGTATGTGGGGACAAGCTGCAAGCTGCAGCGAGGCATCTCATCTAGTTCGTCGGAGCAGGCGGACGAGGAGGTCGAGCGACGTGTGCAGGCCGGCATTCAGGAGGGTCTGCGACTGGCTCAGGAGCAGCAGGCGGCGACTATGGCCCAGCTGGTCCGTTAG